Below is a window of Camelina sativa cultivar DH55 chromosome 11, Cs, whole genome shotgun sequence DNA.
TACAATTTGGCTGGCTGACTTGGGAACGAGAAGACAATTTTGCCCTTCCTTTTTGTTGATGTCAAAAAAGCAGAAAAGACGATGATTCAGTTTtcaaaaaaacctaaattccTCTCgccggcaaaaaaaaaaattggtgaaagAGCATAAGATGAGCAGCAATTCACCTCGGATTTGGCGGCAAAAAGGAAGAAACCCGATGAAGCAATCCCTCTACATAAGGTCCTAATCCTTTCTTGTGACTAGAGAGATGTTACGGTACGGACAAGAGAGAACGTCGCCGGCGAACAGCAGAACTGAAGATTGAAAAGTATGATGCGAGAAGAGGATCAGAGAGTGGCAGCTAGTTGCCTACTTCAATATGAGCAAAAAGAGTGGGAAAATTCCTGATACGATTCCGAATTCGAGAAGATCATCTTCCATCTTCCATCTCTTTTAGGCCCGTAACGTCTCTTCTACTGTGTATATTATTAGAATAGAGAAAAAGGATACATCTTTATCTTTTCTAACAACCCCCACACACACACAGGAAAAGCAGACTAGACCTTTAATTCTTTTAGACATGTGCggcatttttcttcttctcttattagtcatctcatctctctttttctctctcgtcTCTTTTTTCAGAGATCTGTTCTTAGATTTTGCTATTCTCAATACCTGAGagcacaaacaaaaatatgagtTGGTGTTGGCCCGTTGTTGAGCCATGTTATAACTCTGCTCTGTCTTACTTTTGTGTAAAGGTCGGTCACATTTGgaaattgaagaaaaatctTGTCTTGTTGACGAGTGCTTTGGATAAGCTTATTGCTGAACGGGATGATGTTTTGAACAGAGTCAACGCTGGGGAGCTTAAGCGTGAGCAACGCCTTGCTACTGTTGATAAGTGGCTTTCACTTGTCCAGACCATTGAGACTCACACCTATCTCTTAATTGATCTTGCTTCCTCTCgtactgcttcttcttcttctcaggaTCACCGTCTCTCAACATCTGGCTGCTGGTTCTCTACCTGCGACCTAGCCCAAGAGGTATTCAAGAAGTTGACTCAAGTTCAAAGCCTCTCCGGTCAAGGGTTTCAACATGTGACTGAGCAACCTCCTCCTCCTGTGGTTCAAGTGAGACTTTGCCACCAAACTGTTGGTCTTGATGCCACGCTGGAGAAGACTTGGGAAACTCTCAGGAAAGATGATTTTAGAATCTTGGGAATCTACGGTATGGGAGGCGTTGGCAAATCTACCCTCCTCACTCTAATTAACAACAAGTTCGTTGGAGTCAAGAATGAGTTTGATGTTGTTATTTGGGTTGAATCCTCCAAAGATACTGACGTCGACAAGATTCAAGATGCGATTGGGGAAAGGTTACGCATCTGTGACAGTAACTGGTCTACACACTCAAGAACCAAGAAAGCTGGTGAAATAAGCAGGGTTTTAAGACAGATAAAGCCCCGGTTCGTTCTGTTATTAGATGACTTATGGGAGGAAGTGAGTTTAACAGCAATCGGTATTCCATTGCTGGGGAGAAAATACAAAGTCGTCTTTACCACTCGTTCTAAGGATGTTTGTTCGACTATGAGGGCAAATGAGGACATACAAGTTCAGTGTCTGGCGGAGAGTGAAGCATGGGATTTGTTCAAGCTCAAGGTCAGATGCGACGGGTTTAATGACCAAGTTTCTGATATCGCTAAAAAGATTGCGGCTAAATGTTGTGGCTTACCCCTTGCAATTGAAGTCATTGGAAAGACTCTGGCATCTAAAACTAGTGTTGATCAATGGCGTCGTGCACTCGAGACTTTGGAGTCTTATCCGAGTGAGTTTAAAGGTACAGAGGAGGGCATCTTTCAAGTTTTGAAGCTAAGCTATGATAACTTGGAAATAAAAGATGCCAAGTGTTTCCAGTATTGTGCTTTGTTTCCCAAGGCATATTATATCAAACAAGATGAGCTGGTAGAGTATTGGATAGGTGAGGGTTTCATAGATGAAAAAGACggaagagagagagcaaaggATCGAGGCTATGAGATCATCGATACTCTTGTTGGGGCAGGTTTGTTGTTGGTGGATGGTGGGGAGTCTAATAAGAAAGTGTATATGCATGATATGATCCGTGAGATGGCATTGTTGATAGTGTCTAAAATCAGGGATGGAGAAAGATTTCTTGTGAAAACAGATGCTGGTTTAAGCCAGCTGCCTGATGTCACGGATTGGACAACCGTGACAAAGATGTCTCTCATCAACAATGAGATTAAGAGCATACCGGAAGATCCTGAATTTCCTGACCAGACAAATCTTGTAACCTTGTTCCTTCAGAACAACAAGTTGGTAGATATCGTTAGTAAGTTCTTTCTGGTCATGTCGACTCTGGTGGTTTTGGATCTATCTTGGAACCTCCAAATCACCGAGTTGCAAGGAATTTCGGAGTTGGTTTCTTTGCGGCTTCTCAACTTAAAAGGGACGAGTATAAAGTATCTGCCAGAAGGTTTAAGTGTCTTGAGTAAATTGATACACTTGAATTTGGAGTCCACGTCCAATCTTCGAAACATCCGTCTGATTTCAGAATTAAAAAAGTTGCAGGTTTTAAGATTTTATGGTTCTGCTGCTGCATTAGATTGCTGCTTGCTGAAGATCTTGGATCAGTTGAAGGGTTTACAATTTTTGACCGTTACTGTGAATAACGATTCTGTTTTGAAAGAGTTTTTCAGAAGCAAAAGATTGGCAGGGATGACACATGGTCTATATCTCGAAGGACTTAAAATACCATTTGCAGCCATTGGTGAGTTGAGTAGTCTTCACAAACTTGAAATGGTAAACTGCGATATCACAGAGTCAGCATGGGAAGGCCACAGAATAGACCAGTGTGCTCCATCCACAGCATCCAATGAAATCTCTCCAATCAATCCATGGTTCAAGGATCTCACAGCTGTGGTAATAAACTCATGCATACATCTGAAAGATTTGACATGGCTGGTATATGCTGCGAAGCTCGAGTCTCTAAGCGTGGAATCCTCGCCTAAGATGACCGAATTAATAAACAAAGCGAAAGCTGAAGGTGTTGCTGGAGTGAATCCATTTCAAGAGCTACAAGTCCTTCGTCTACATTATTTGAAAGAACTAAGAAGCATCTATGGGAGTCAAGTCTCTTTTCCAAAACTGAAGCTGAACAAAGTCGAGATAGAAAACTGCCCCAATCTTCATCAACGCCCAGTAGAAGAAAAACGATGATGATCTCATATAAGCTAGGCCGTTGAATGGGGATAGTGGAGGAGCTCAAGAGCGATTTTTTCCTACATTCACACTTTGGCTCTCATCTTTGTATTGTCCAGTTCttatttcttgtttgttttcctcTCTACTTGCTTGTTTTGTTAAGCTTTGCTGGTTTGTAAAAAGCAAGGATGTCTTTAGTATTGTTAAGTTACTGCTAAAACGAACTCAAAGTGATGGGTTGTAAAAAGCGTGGATCGGTTATGAAGAAAGATCCTATTCAAATGATTCTCATACAAGGTTCAGATATTGTCGAGAAATATGAAGAAGTCTTTTAAACTGAAAAATTCCAATCTATCTAAACATTTTTGGATTAcatttttgttccattttttatttatctttgtatccaaacaagtcttaactaaattctctacaattcttacaaccaaacaaaatcgTTTTCCTATTTGATAATATTAgtttcaaatttcctaaaatctatctacctaatttaaagcaatatgttaaaatataattctcctttcactttttattaaattttatatttaattatttgaattactatttaatacataaaattaataaagttttatatttttttagcatatgatgtgatttgaatttttataaacggatatatattttaaaaattgttttaggatttttgtaacTAAACAAGTATATCCGAATAtagattattttacatttgagttaatttaatatataatgaatatttacaCTTAAAAGTTATAATATCACGCGTTGGAGTTATATTGTGCGAAGGATTTGGatcaatatgaatataaatttaattatcattaatttggtgttacacgaataatttatcatttcattattttgctaacattatcaatattagaatattagatatattaaattgagtaatttatgataatgtagagaacaaattattttgcGGTAAATTGTAGgttaaatcttataattaacaGTCAAATACAACTTTATAAtcttacactaaacaaaactaacacataaatataacttaaaatttgatttatcttaacatttttgaagtacaaatTTGTGTCATCctattttttcaaaagttttaattcaaacaaacaaacctgatTGCACTAATCGGATCATGCTTTAAATCCTTATTAATAACATCCTAAATAATCTTTAATTAATAACAtcctaaataatttttaattaatcgGAGTAGttaattatagatatatatatattccgaAATAAACGTATAAGGAAATATATCTACTGGAAATCAGACATTTAATCAAATGAAATCTTTAATCGGAAATTTTATCCCTAAATTATCTCTACTTCAATGCTaatttcctcaaaaaataaCAGCTTTTAACATTATTCCAAAATAGTAGAACCAATAATATTATCTCCTATCAATTCAACCAaacaattatttgtttgatttcaatTCAACCCTaacaattatttgtttgatttcgATACTCTTTCACTAACATCGACTTGGTCCGGATTCTTTTCGATTTCGTTTCTCCCATTGATAAGAACTCTAAATTGAAAACCCCCAAAATCTGTCTTTTAGAACTTTAATCGTGTTGtcgataaaagaaaaaaaaaaacttaatcggTGTGATAAGAGTTGAAAAGAAGCTTGAGTTGGTTTTTGTTTAGAGAATCAAATTGGTTAGTAATCAAAAAGAGAGAATCGAGGCAGATAAACAAAGATCGATACAAAGAGAATCCGAAACTTCTACCTTGAACCAATCGGTGAAAGTTTTCACCTTTACCTTGTGGTGTTTTGAATTAGGGTCTATATGATTACTTGAAAAGCAAGCTTTAGTTTTACATTCACAAACTTGAAGCAATCGGTGAaagttttcacctttttcttGTGGGTGTTTTGAATCAGGTTCGGGTATTCAAAGTAGGAAAGCTATCCATGGATAATTCTACCTCTGTCAGTGATAAGCCTCTCAAGACATCGAAGAAGGATACGATGAGGCAGAATCCAGTGGCAGCAGATGATGAGGATCCAACGGTACACAAATTAATCACCTGttcaataatttattattttcatctttgtGCAATACTTGAATCAAATTCCTTTTGCAGCAATACTTGGAGAACAGAATCAAATATATTGAGGCAGAGATGGCTAAAGGGGAGAATCCATACCCTCACAAGTTTTCTGTGTCAATGTCAATTCCTGAATATATTAACAAGTACGTTAGTTGTTTAAGCGATGGGGAACATTTTGAAGATGCTCAAGTCTCTCTAGCTGGTATGTTTCAATCACGCTCAATGCCCATTTGCCACTTGCTCTTTGCACTGAAaagtaagtgttttttaaaattacttttgTTAGGGCGGATAATGAGCAAACGATCTTCGTCTTCCAAGCTCTTCTTCTATGATCTACACGGTAATGATGTCAAGGTCCAAGTTATGGCTGATGCAAGGTGAATCTTTCTTTACCTGAttctcctctttctcaactTATTGCTCTTGAAACTATGGTTTTTTACTTGGGAAGATTTTTCTTGTCCCAGTAAGTCTGGATTGGATGAAGATGAGTTTTCGAAGCTCCACTCGAATGTTAAGCGTGGTGATTTTGTTGGTGTCATTGGTTTTCCAGGTTTGTGCAGCCTCTTTGTTTCTATTATTCCTTCGTTCATGTAGCCTATCCCGTCATCCTTTTTCACTATGCACACAATCACTCTTTACATTTCAGGAAAAACAAAGAGGGGAGAGTTGACTATCTTCCCGCAATCATTCATTGTTCTGTCCCATTGTCTCCACATGTTGCCGAGAAAGGCCGATAACGTCAGTTCCAACTGGCATCCAGGTGAATCAAGAAATCCTGAAGCTAATATTCTAAAAGATCCGGTATGATGAGTTTTCCTAGGGCTATATATCTAGATTCCTCAATTTGGATCACTTCCTCTCTGTATTTCATGTTGCTGATACtacttttctctgttttgctgTGTCAGGATTCTCGATTTCGCCTGCGTTTTCTTGACATGATGTTGAACAAGGAGGTTCGCCAGATAATTACGGCCAAAGCTAATGTCACTGACTACATCCGCACTTTCCTGAAGAATAAAAATTTCCTGGAGGTTCtatgttttctcattttcttaccaaaatatatttcactcCCTTCCCTTTAGATTATGGCTTATGGTTCAAGTGTTCTTTTCCCCCTGCAGTTTGTGACGCCTATCATGAACATGAATGCTGGTGGTGCAGCTGCCAGACCCTTTGTGACACATCacaatgatctgaacatgaATCTTTACATGCGTATCGCACCTGAACTCTTTCTTAAGCAACTTGTTGTCGGTGGATTTGACCGTGTTTTTGAGATAGGAAATCAATTCAGGAATGAGGGTATTGACATGACACACAATCCGGAGTTCACCACTTGCGAGTTCTATATGGCTTATGCAGACTACTATGACTTGATGGAAATGACCGAGGATATGTTGAGTGGTATGGTAAAGGAACTTACAGGTGGTTACAAAATCAAGTATCATGCTAATGGATATGATAAGGATCCAATTGAAATCGACTTCACCCCTCCATTTAGGTTTGATTACACTTACACCTCAAAAAATCTTTTCCTAGGAGCTTATCTGTAGTAGGTAATATAATCTGcatcgtttttgttttgttttttggtaggAGGATTGAGATGATAGGGGAGTTAGAGAAGGTGGCTAACCTCAATATACCAAAAGACTTGGCTAGTGAAGAAGCTAACAAATATCTGGTTGATGCATGTGCGAGGCTTCATGTCATATGCCCTCCTCCTTTGACAACAGCTCGTCTTTTGGATACAGTAAAAACTCTTCTGTCTCCCTTCTCCCTCCCTGTCTTCTGCAATCATCAAGAATAGGaaatttaaatctttaatgTTGTCTGCAGCTTGTTGGAGAATTTCTTGAAGAAATGTGTGTGAACCCAACTTTCATCATCAACCATCCAGTGATCATGAGTCCCTTGGCAAAATGGCACAGATCGGACAATGCTTTGACTGAAAGATTTGAGCTTTTCATCAACAAACATGAAGTAAGTaaaagctgatgatgatgattgatgaattTGACTCAATCACACTACTTTCTTTCTttagtgttttgtttgtttgactaGCAAGCATGTTATATATATCTGAACCGCAGCTCTGCAATGCCTACACCGAGTTGAACAACCCAGTGGTACAGCGCCAGCGTTTTGCTGATCAGCTCAAGGATAGACAATCTGGAGACGATGAAGCAATGGTTTTAGATGAGACCTTTTGTAAAGCTTTAGAATACGGATTGCCTCCCACAGGTGGTTGGGGTTTGGGAATAGACAGACTTGCTATGCTCTTTACTGACTCCCTGAACATCAAGGTCCCTCTTTTTACTGTGCAACAATGGTTAGAGAGGTTGGCTAACCATTGGtgaatgatttatgtttttttgtgacAAAACTCATGATTCTAAACATTGTTGCAGGAGGTTATTACCTTCCCGGTTATGAGGCCACAAGACAAGCCAGCATCCGCTTGAGGTAGAACTAGGCTAAGTGGTAACGCAGATGCAGTTGGTTATTCCCTTCCCGTTGATGAGGCCACAACACAAGCTAGCATCCCATCCGCTTAAGGTAGAACTATTTGCTGACAAATGTTGAGTTCAACTTCTGTTAACTACGTTGGGATGTTCGATGGGAAGCCCAACTAAATTGTTCATA
It encodes the following:
- the LOC104724638 gene encoding probable disease resistance protein At5g47250 — protein: MSWCWPVVEPCYNSALSYFCVKVGHIWKLKKNLVLLTSALDKLIAERDDVLNRVNAGELKREQRLATVDKWLSLVQTIETHTYLLIDLASSRTASSSSQDHRLSTSGCWFSTCDLAQEVFKKLTQVQSLSGQGFQHVTEQPPPPVVQVRLCHQTVGLDATLEKTWETLRKDDFRILGIYGMGGVGKSTLLTLINNKFVGVKNEFDVVIWVESSKDTDVDKIQDAIGERLRICDSNWSTHSRTKKAGEISRVLRQIKPRFVLLLDDLWEEVSLTAIGIPLLGRKYKVVFTTRSKDVCSTMRANEDIQVQCLAESEAWDLFKLKVRCDGFNDQVSDIAKKIAAKCCGLPLAIEVIGKTLASKTSVDQWRRALETLESYPSEFKGTEEGIFQVLKLSYDNLEIKDAKCFQYCALFPKAYYIKQDELVEYWIGEGFIDEKDGRERAKDRGYEIIDTLVGAGLLLVDGGESNKKVYMHDMIREMALLIVSKIRDGERFLVKTDAGLSQLPDVTDWTTVTKMSLINNEIKSIPEDPEFPDQTNLVTLFLQNNKLVDIVSKFFLVMSTLVVLDLSWNLQITELQGISELVSLRLLNLKGTSIKYLPEGLSVLSKLIHLNLESTSNLRNIRLISELKKLQVLRFYGSAAALDCCLLKILDQLKGLQFLTVTVNNDSVLKEFFRSKRLAGMTHGLYLEGLKIPFAAIGELSSLHKLEMVNCDITESAWEGHRIDQCAPSTASNEISPINPWFKDLTAVVINSCIHLKDLTWLVYAAKLESLSVESSPKMTELINKAKAEGVAGVNPFQELQVLRLHYLKELRSIYGSQVSFPKLKLNKVEIENCPNLHQRPVEEKR
- the LOC104724639 gene encoding lysine--tRNA ligase, cytoplasmic-like, with the protein product MLLILLFSVLLCQDSRFRLRFLDMMLNKEVRQIITAKANVTDYIRTFLKNKNFLEFVTPIMNMNAGGAAARPFVTHHNDLNMNLYMRIAPELFLKQLVVGGFDRVFEIGNQFRNEGIDMTHNPEFTTCEFYMAYADYYDLMEMTEDMLSGMVKELTGGYKIKYHANGYDKDPIEIDFTPPFRRIEMIGELEKVANLNIPKDLASEEANKYLVDACARLHVICPPPLTTARLLDTLVGEFLEEMCVNPTFIINHPVIMSPLAKWHRSDNALTERFELFINKHEVSKS